A genomic window from Calonectris borealis chromosome 26, bCalBor7.hap1.2, whole genome shotgun sequence includes:
- the KIF21B gene encoding kinesin-like protein KIF21B produces MAAPDSCVKVAVRIRPQLSKEKIEGCHICTSVTPGEPQVLLGKDKAFTYDFVFDLDTWQEQIYTMCVGKLIEGCFEGYNATVLAYGQTGAGKTYTMGTGFDMNISEDEQGIIPRAISHLFSGIEERKRVAQSQGVAAPEFKVSAQFLELYNEEILDLFDSARDPDARHRKSNIKIHEDASGSIYTTGVTSRLISSQDELIQCLKQGALSRTTASTQMNVQSSRSHAIFTIHLCQMRVCARPELVNGEVTSLLDGAQPTTEYETLTAKFHFVDLAGSERLKRTGATGERAKEGISINCGLLALGNVISALGDQSKKVVHVPYRDSKLTRLLQDSLGGNSQTIMIACVSPSDRDFMETLNTLKYANRARNIKNKVVVNQDKTSQQISALRAEIARLQMELMEYKAGKRVIGEDGSEGYSDLFRENAMLQKENSALRMRVKAMQEAIDAINSRVTHLMSQEANLMLAKAGDGNEAIGALIQNYIREIEELRTKLLESESMNESLRRSLSRVSARPPYSMGLSPASGLAGLCSPAAPVEMEASDVLQRAKQDLERLKKKERRQQRKGPEKEAFKKRQKLQQDNGEETDENEVEEEEEEQDESGCEEEDGREDEDEDSGSEESLVDSDSDAEEKAVNFQADLADLTCEIEIKQKLIDELENSQRRLQTLKHQYEEKLILLQNKIRDTQLERDRVLQNLSTMECYTEEKANKIKADYEKRLKEMNRDLQKLQAAQKEHARLLKNQSRYERELRKLQAEVAEMKKAKVALMKQMREEQQRRRLAETKRNREIAQLKKEQRRQEFQIRALESQKRQQEIVLRRKTQEVSALRRLAKPMSDRVAGRMSQKPAMLDSGAEVSASTTSSEPESGARSVSSIVRQWNRKINNFLGDPSSSVNGARPTRKKFPKKGASQTFSKAARLKWQSLERRIFDIVMQRMTIVNLEADMERLIKKREELALLQEALLGKRAKLQAESPKEQKGLQELNEEIEVLGANIDYINDSISDCQATIMQIEETKEELDSTDTSVVISSCSLAEARLLLDNFLKASIDKGLQVAQKEAQIRLLEGRLRQTDVTGSSQNHAILDALREKAESHPELQALIHNVQQENGYTSTDEEVSEFSLASDGSISQSFTMKGSASQDDFKFKGEPKLSGQMKAVSAECLGPTLDVSTKNITKSLASLMEIKEDGISFSIRDPYYKEKVSRTISLPTRGSTFPRQSRGSDTSPLTRRKSYDRGQPARPPDVGFTPPSSPPTRPRNDRNVFSRLTSNQSQGSALDKSDDSDSSVSEVLRGIINPVGGTKNARTAPLQCVSVAEGHTKPVLCLDATDELLFTGSKDRSCKMWNLVTGQEIASLKGHPNNVVSIKYCSHTGLVFTVSASYIKVWDIRDSARCIRTLTSSGQVISGDACAGTTTRTVTSVQGEHQINQIALNPTGTMLYAATGNSVRIWELSRLQPIGKLSGHIGPVMCLTVNQTASNHDLVVTGSKDHYVKVFEIAEGMVGNIGPTHNFEPPHYDGIECLAIQGDILFSGSRDNGIKKWDLEQQELIQQIPNAHKDWVCALAFIPGRPMVLSACRGGMIKVWNVDTFTPVGEIKGHDSPINAICTNSKHIFTASSDLTVKLWSGRRLPTGSN; encoded by the exons atGGCGGCCCCGGACAGCTGTGTCAAGGTGGCCGTGAG GATCCGTCCCCAACTGTCCAAAGAGAAAATAGAGGGATGTCACATTTGCACCTCGGTGACGCCCGGCGAGCCCcaggtgctgctggggaaggaCAAGGCCTTCACCTACGACTTTGTCTTTGACCTGGACACGTGGCAGGAGCAGATCTACACGATGTGCGTGGGCAAGCTGATTGAAGGCTGCTTCGAGGGCTACAATGCTACCGTGCTGGCGTACGGCCAG ACTGGCGCGGGAAAGACATACACCATGGGCACTGGCTTTGACATGAACATCTCTGAGGACGAGCAGGGCATCATCCCGCGGGCCATCAGCCACCTCTTCAGCGGCATCGAGGAGCGCAAGCGGGTGGCGCAGAGTCAGGGCGTGGCGGCACCCGAGTTCAAAGTCAGTGCCCAGTTCCTGGAG CTCTACAACGAGGAGATCCTGGACCTGTTTGACAGTGCCCGTGACCCTGACGCACGCCACCGCAAATCCAACATCAAAATCCATGAGGATGCCAGTGGGAGCATCTACACCACGGGGGTCACATCGCGCCTCATCAGCTCGCAGGACGAG CTGATCCAGTGCCTAAAGCAGGGCGCTCTTTCCCGCACCACTGCCAGCACTCAGATGAACGTGCAGAGCTCCCGGTCCCACGCCATCTTCACCATTCACCTGTGCCAGATGAGAGTGTGCGCCCGCCCAGAGCTG GTGAATGGGGAGGTGACCAGCCTCCTGGATGGAGCCCAGCCCACCACCGAATATGAGACCCTCACGGCCAAGTTTCACTTCGTAGACCTGGCTGGCTCAGAGAGGCTGAAGCGAACGGGTGCTACCGGCGAGAGAGCGAAGGAAGGCATCTCCATCAACTGTGGGCTG CTGGCCTTGGGGAATGTCATTAGCGCCCTCGGAGACCAGAGCAAGAAAGTTGTGCACGTGCCCTACCGCGACTCCAAGCTCACCCGCCTGCTGCAGGATTCCCTTGGGGGCAACAG CCAAACCATCATGATTGCCTGCGTGAGCCCATCTGACCGGGACTTCATGGAGACCCTTAACACGCTCAAGTATGCCAACCGGGCTCGCAACATCAAGAACAAGGTGGTGGTGAACCAGGATAAGACAAGTCAGCAGATCAGTGCCCTGCGGGCTGAGATCGCCCGCCTGCAGATGGAGCTGATGGAGTACAAGGCG GGCAAGCGGGTCATCGGGGAGGATGGCTCGGAGGGCTACAGCGACCTTTTCCGCGAGAACGCCATGCTGCAGAAGGAGAACAGTGCCCTGCGCATGCGGGTGAAGGCCATGCAGGAGGCCATCGATGCTATCAACAGCAGGGTCACCCACCTCATGAGCCAGGAGGCCAATCTGATGCTGGCCAAGGCAG GTGATGGTAATGAAGCCATTGGCGCTCTCATCCAGAACTACATCCGGGAGATTGAAGAGCTGAG GACGAAGCTCCTGGAGAGCGAGTCCATGAATGAGTCTCTGCGTCGCAGCCTCTCGCGTGTATCTGCCCGGCCTCCCTACTCCATGGGCTTGTCCCCAGCATCTGGCTTGGCTGGCCtgtgcagccccgctgccccggtGGAGATGGAGGCCTCTGATGTCCTCCAGCGGGCCAAGCAGGACTTGGAGCGCCTGAAAAAGAAGGAGAGGAGGCAACAGAGGAAAGG cccagagAAGGAAGCATTTAAGAAGCGGCAGAAGCTGCAGCAGGACAATGGGGAGGAGACAGATGAGAACGAGGTGGAAGAG gaggaggaggaacaggatgAGAGCGGctgtgaggaagaggatggaCGTGAGGATGAAGATGAGGACTCGGGCAGCGAAGAGAGCCTGGTGGACTCGGACTCGGATGCAGAGGAGAAGG CTGTGAATTTCCAGGCCGACCTGGCGGATCTGACTTGTGAGATAGAGATCAAGCAGAAGCTGATTGATGAGCTGGAGAACAGCCAGCGGCGCCTACAGACCCTCAAGCACCAGTACGAGGAGAAGCTGATCCTGCTGCAGAACAAGATTCGAGACACACAGCTGGAGCGGGACCGGGTCCTGCAGAACCTCA GCACCATGGAGTGCTACACGGAGGAGAAAGCCAACAAGATCAAAGCAGACTACGAGAAGCGACTGAAGGAGATGAACCGGGACCTGCAGAAGCTCCAGGCAGCCCAGAAGGAGCACGCTCGCCTGCTCAAGAACCAGTCGCGCTACGAGCGGGAACTGAGGAAGCTGCAGGCGGAGGTGGCCGAGATGAAGAAGGCAAAG GTTGCACTGATGAAGCAGATGCGGGAGGAGCAGCAGCGGAGACGGCTGGCAGAGACAAAGAGGAATCGGGAGATCGCGCAGCTCAAGAAGGAGCAGCGCCGGCAGGAG TTTCAGATCCGGGCTCTGGAGTCTCAGAAGCGGCAGCAGGAAATAGTGCTGCGGAGGAAAACCCAGGAG GTCTCGGCGCTGCGCCGTCTCGCCAAGCCCATGTCAGACCGGGTTGCGGGCAGGATGAGCCAGAAGCCAGCCATGTTGGACTCGGGCGCAGAGGTCTCGGCCAGCACCACCTCCTCCGAGCCCGAGTCTGGTGCTCGCTCTGTGTCCAGCATCGTGCGCCAGTGGAACAGAAAAATCAACAACTTCCTGGGAGACCCCTCGTCCTCCGTGAATGGGGCTCGGCCCACCAG GAAGAAGTTCCCCAAGAAGGGGGCGAGCCAGACCTTCAGCAAAGCTGCCCGCCTCAAGTGGCAGTCGCTGGAGCGGCGCATCTTCGACATCGTCATGCAGAGGATGACCATCGTCAACCTGGAGGCTGACATGGAGCGGCTCATCAAG AAACGCGAggagctggcactgctgcaggaAGCATTGCTGGGTAAGAGGGCAAAACTGCAGGCAGAGAGCCCCAAGGAGCAGAAGGGGCTGCAGGAACTGAACGAGGAGATCGAGGTGCTGGGGGCCAACATCGACTACATTAACGATAGCATTTCCGACTGCCAGGCCACCATCATGCAGATCGAGGAGACCAAG GAGGAGCTGGACTCCACGGACACCTCGGTGGTGATcagctcctgctccctggccGAAGCCCGGCTCCTGCTGGACAACTTCCTGAAGGCCTCCATCGACAAG gggctgcaggtggcaCAGAAGGAGGCCCAGATCCGCCTGCTGGAGGGGCGCCTGCGGCAGACGGATGTGACCGGCTCCTCGCAGAACCACGCCATCCTGGACGCCCTGCGGGAGAAGGCTGAGTCGCACCCCGAGCTGCAGGCCCTGATCCACAACGTCCAGCAAG AGAATGGCTACACCAGCACGGACGAGGAGGTCTCGGAGTTCAGCCTGGCTTCAGATGGCAG CATCTCCCAGTCTTTCACCATGAAGGGTTCAGCAAGCCAGGATGACTTCAAGTTCAAG GGAGAGCCCAAGCTCTCAGGGCAGATGAAGGCAGTGTCGGCTGAGTGTCTAGGACCCACGCTGGATGTCTCCACCAAGAACATCACCAAGTCCTTGGCATCCCTCATGGAGATCAAAGAGGATGGGATCAGCTTCTCCATCCGAGACCCCTATTACAAGGAGAAGGTGTCACGCACCATCAGCCTGCCCACGCGAGGAAGCACCTT TCCCAGGCAATCTCGTGGCTCGGACACTTCACCTCTGACAAGGAGGAAATCCTATGACCGTGGGCAACCTGCCAG GCCTCCAGATGTTGGCTTCACGCCTCCCTCATCCCCACCCACCCGTCCTCGCAACGACCGCAATGTCTTCTCTCGTCTCACAAGCAACCAGAGCCAAGGGTCTGCCTTGGATAA GTCTGATGACAGCGATTCCTCTGTCTCGGAGGTGCTGAG GGGCATCATTAACCCGGTGGGTGGCACCAAGAATGCCCGGACAGCCCCGCTGCAGTGCGTCTCTGTGGCAGAAGGACACACCAAGCCTGTGCTCTGCCTGGATGCCACCGACGAGCTGCTTTTCACTGGGTCCAAAG ACCGGAGCTGCAAAATGTGGAACCTGGTGACAGGCCAAGAAATTGCGTCCCTCAAGGGTCACCCAAACAACGTGGTTTCCATCAAGTACTGCAGCCACACAGGGCTGGTGTTCACTGTGTCTGCGTCGTACATCAAAGTGTGGGACATCCGGGACTCGGCCCGGTGCATCCGCACCCTCAC ATCTTCTGGACAGGTCATCTCTGGGGACGCGTGTGCTGGGACCACCACCCGCACAGTCACCAGTGTGCAGGGGGAGCACCAGATCAACCAGATTGCTCTCAACCCCACTGGCACCATGCTCTACGCTGCCACTGGTAACTCCGTCCGCATCTGGGAGCTGAGCAG GTTGCAGCCCATCGGGAAGCTGAGTGGTCACATCGGGCCTGTGATGTGTCTCACGGTAAACCAGACGGCGAGCAACCATGACCTGGTGGTCACAGGCTCCAAAGATCACTACGTCAAG GTGTTTGAGATTGCTGAGGGCATGGTGGGCAATATTGGCCCCACTCACAACTTTGAGCCCCCTCACTACGACGGCATCGAGTGCCTGGCCATCCAGGGAGATATCCTCTTCAGCGGCTCCAGGGACAACGGCATAAAGAAGTGGGATCTGGAGCAGCAGGAACTTATCCAG CAAATCCCCAATGCCCACAAAGACTGGGTCTGTGCCCTGGCCTTCATCCCTGGCCGCCCCATGGTGCTGAGTGCCTGCCGAGGAGGCATGATCAAAGTCTGGAATGTGGACACCTTCACCCCAGTTGGGGAGATCAAAGGGCACGACAGCCCCATCAACGCCATCTGCACCAACTCAAAGCACATCTTCACCGCCTCCAG CGACTTGACAGTGAAGCTCTGGAGCGGGAGGAGGTTACCCACGGGGTCGAACTAG